In Strigops habroptila isolate Jane chromosome 4, bStrHab1.2.pri, whole genome shotgun sequence, a single genomic region encodes these proteins:
- the GTF2A1 gene encoding transcription initiation factor IIA subunit 1 isoform X4, producing the protein MQSKAVDGFHSEEQQLLLQVQQQQQQQQQQHHHHHHHTQPQPQQTVQQQSQPQQVLIPASQQATQQQVIVPDSKLIPHMNASGMSAAATAATLALPAGVTPVQQILTNSGQILQVVRTANGAQYIIQPQQPVVLQQQVIPQMQPGGVQAPVIQQVLAPIPGGISQQTGVIIQPQQILFTGNKTQVIPTTVAAPTPAQAQIPAAGQQQPQQQQAQPQAPLVLQVDGAGDTSSEEEEDEEEDYDDEEEEDKEKDGGEDGQVEEEPLNSEDDVSDEEGQELFDTENVVVCQYDKIHRSKNKWKFHLKDGIMNLNGRDYVFSKAIGDAEW; encoded by the exons ATGCAGTCCAAGGCTGTAGATGGCTTCCATTCAGAAGAGCAGCAACTTTTGTTGCAGgtgcaacagcagcaacagcagcagcaacagcagcatcatcatcaccatcatcacaCACAACCTCAGCCACAGCAGACTGTGCAGCAGCAGTCTCAGCCACAACAGGTCCTTATTCCAGCATCTCAGCAAG CAACTCAGCAGCAAGTTATTGTGCCAGATTCCAAGCTTATACCGCACATGAATGCGTCAGGCATg agtgctgcagccactgcagctaCATTGGCTCTCCCTGCTGGTGTTACTCCTGTTCAGCAGATACTTACAAATTCAG gCCAGATCCTCCAGGTAGTTAGAACTGCAAATGGAGCTCAGTATATCATTCAACCACAGCAGCCAGTTGTTCTACAGCAGCAGGTCATACCACAAATGCAGCCTGGTGGAGTACAAGCACCTGTTATAcagcag GTTTTGGCTCCTATCCCTGGAGGGATTTCCCAGCAGACAGGAGTGATTATTCAGCCTCAGCAGATCCTGtttacaggaaataaaacacaagtcATACCTACAACAGTGGCTGCCCCTACACCAGCTCAAGCACAGATTCCTGCAGCTGGTCAACAGCAACCACAACAGCAACAGGCACAACCACAAGCACCACTCGTTCTCCAAGTTGATGGAGCAGGGGACACATCAtctgaagaagaagaagatgaggaagaagacTATgatgatgaggaggaggaagacaaagaaaaagatggggGTGAAGATGGCCAAGTCGAAGAG GAGCCTCTTAACAGTGAAGATGATGTGAGTGATGAGGAAGGACAAGAACTGTTCGATACAGAAAATGTTGTTGTGTGCCAGTATGATAAG attcacagaagtaaaaacaaatggaaatttCATCTCAAAGATGGCATCATGAATCTTAACGGAAGAGATTATGTATTTTCCAAAGCCATTGGGGATGCAGAATGGTga
- the GTF2A1 gene encoding transcription initiation factor IIA subunit 1 isoform X3, which produces MASSTNTNPVPKLYRSVIEDVINDVREVFLDEGVDEQVLMELKTLWENKLMQSKAVDGFHSEEQQLLLQVQQQQQQQQQQHHHHHHHTQPQPQQTVQQQSQPQQVLIPASQQATQQQVIVPDSKLIPHMNASGMSAAATAATLALPAGVTPVQQILTNSGQILQVVRTANGAQYIIQPQQPVVLQQQVIPQMQPGGVQAPVIQQVLAPIPGGISQQTGVIIQPQQILFTGNKTQVIPTTVAAPTPAQAQIPAAGQQQPQQQQAQPQAPLVLQVDGAGDTSSEEEEDEEEDYDDEEEEDKEKDGGEDGQVEEEPLNSEDDVSDEEGQELFDTENVVVCQYDKEYPL; this is translated from the exons CCTAAATTGTACAGGTCTGTAATTGAAGACGTCATCAATGATGTCAGAGAAGTTTTCTTGGATGAAGGAGTGGACGAACAAGTTCTTATGGAACTCAAAACA CTGTGGGAAAACAAGTTGATGCAGTCCAAGGCTGTAGATGGCTTCCATTCAGAAGAGCAGCAACTTTTGTTGCAGgtgcaacagcagcaacagcagcagcaacagcagcatcatcatcaccatcatcacaCACAACCTCAGCCACAGCAGACTGTGCAGCAGCAGTCTCAGCCACAACAGGTCCTTATTCCAGCATCTCAGCAAG CAACTCAGCAGCAAGTTATTGTGCCAGATTCCAAGCTTATACCGCACATGAATGCGTCAGGCATg agtgctgcagccactgcagctaCATTGGCTCTCCCTGCTGGTGTTACTCCTGTTCAGCAGATACTTACAAATTCAG gCCAGATCCTCCAGGTAGTTAGAACTGCAAATGGAGCTCAGTATATCATTCAACCACAGCAGCCAGTTGTTCTACAGCAGCAGGTCATACCACAAATGCAGCCTGGTGGAGTACAAGCACCTGTTATAcagcag GTTTTGGCTCCTATCCCTGGAGGGATTTCCCAGCAGACAGGAGTGATTATTCAGCCTCAGCAGATCCTGtttacaggaaataaaacacaagtcATACCTACAACAGTGGCTGCCCCTACACCAGCTCAAGCACAGATTCCTGCAGCTGGTCAACAGCAACCACAACAGCAACAGGCACAACCACAAGCACCACTCGTTCTCCAAGTTGATGGAGCAGGGGACACATCAtctgaagaagaagaagatgaggaagaagacTATgatgatgaggaggaggaagacaaagaaaaagatggggGTGAAGATGGCCAAGTCGAAGAG GAGCCTCTTAACAGTGAAGATGATGTGAGTGATGAGGAAGGACAAGAACTGTTCGATACAGAAAATGTTGTTGTGTGCCAGTATGATAAG GAATACCCGTTATAA
- the GTF2A1 gene encoding transcription initiation factor IIA subunit 1 isoform X1 translates to MASSTNTNPVPKLYRSVIEDVINDVREVFLDEGVDEQVLMELKTLWENKLMQSKAVDGFHSEEQQLLLQVQQQQQQQQQQHHHHHHHTQPQPQQTVQQQSQPQQVLIPASQQATQQQVIVPDSKLIPHMNASGMSAAATAATLALPAGVTPVQQILTNSGQILQVVRTANGAQYIIQPQQPVVLQQQVIPQMQPGGVQAPVIQQVLAPIPGGISQQTGVIIQPQQILFTGNKTQVIPTTVAAPTPAQAQIPAAGQQQPQQQQAQPQAPLVLQVDGAGDTSSEEEEDEEEDYDDEEEEDKEKDGGEDGQVEEEPLNSEDDVSDEEGQELFDTENVVVCQYDKIHRSKNKWKFHLKDGIMNLNGRDYVFSKAIGDAEW, encoded by the exons CCTAAATTGTACAGGTCTGTAATTGAAGACGTCATCAATGATGTCAGAGAAGTTTTCTTGGATGAAGGAGTGGACGAACAAGTTCTTATGGAACTCAAAACA CTGTGGGAAAACAAGTTGATGCAGTCCAAGGCTGTAGATGGCTTCCATTCAGAAGAGCAGCAACTTTTGTTGCAGgtgcaacagcagcaacagcagcagcaacagcagcatcatcatcaccatcatcacaCACAACCTCAGCCACAGCAGACTGTGCAGCAGCAGTCTCAGCCACAACAGGTCCTTATTCCAGCATCTCAGCAAG CAACTCAGCAGCAAGTTATTGTGCCAGATTCCAAGCTTATACCGCACATGAATGCGTCAGGCATg agtgctgcagccactgcagctaCATTGGCTCTCCCTGCTGGTGTTACTCCTGTTCAGCAGATACTTACAAATTCAG gCCAGATCCTCCAGGTAGTTAGAACTGCAAATGGAGCTCAGTATATCATTCAACCACAGCAGCCAGTTGTTCTACAGCAGCAGGTCATACCACAAATGCAGCCTGGTGGAGTACAAGCACCTGTTATAcagcag GTTTTGGCTCCTATCCCTGGAGGGATTTCCCAGCAGACAGGAGTGATTATTCAGCCTCAGCAGATCCTGtttacaggaaataaaacacaagtcATACCTACAACAGTGGCTGCCCCTACACCAGCTCAAGCACAGATTCCTGCAGCTGGTCAACAGCAACCACAACAGCAACAGGCACAACCACAAGCACCACTCGTTCTCCAAGTTGATGGAGCAGGGGACACATCAtctgaagaagaagaagatgaggaagaagacTATgatgatgaggaggaggaagacaaagaaaaagatggggGTGAAGATGGCCAAGTCGAAGAG GAGCCTCTTAACAGTGAAGATGATGTGAGTGATGAGGAAGGACAAGAACTGTTCGATACAGAAAATGTTGTTGTGTGCCAGTATGATAAG attcacagaagtaaaaacaaatggaaatttCATCTCAAAGATGGCATCATGAATCTTAACGGAAGAGATTATGTATTTTCCAAAGCCATTGGGGATGCAGAATGGTga
- the GTF2A1 gene encoding transcription initiation factor IIA subunit 1 isoform X5 yields MELKTLWENKLMQSKAVDGFHSEEQQLLLQVQQQQQQQQQQHHHHHHHTQPQPQQTVQQQSQPQQVLIPASQQATQQQVIVPDSKLIPHMNASGMSAAATAATLALPAGVTPVQQILTNSGQILQVVRTANGAQYIIQPQQPVVLQQQVIPQMQPGGVQAPVIQQVLAPIPGGISQQTGVIIQPQQILFTGNKTQVIPTTVAAPTPAQAQIPAAGQQQPQQQQAQPQAPLVLQVDGAGDTSSEEEEDEEEDYDDEEEEDKEKDGGEDGQVEEEPLNSEDDVSDEEGQELFDTENVVVCQYDKIHRSKNKWKFHLKDGIMNLNGRDYVFSKAIGDAEW; encoded by the exons ATGGAACTCAAAACA CTGTGGGAAAACAAGTTGATGCAGTCCAAGGCTGTAGATGGCTTCCATTCAGAAGAGCAGCAACTTTTGTTGCAGgtgcaacagcagcaacagcagcagcaacagcagcatcatcatcaccatcatcacaCACAACCTCAGCCACAGCAGACTGTGCAGCAGCAGTCTCAGCCACAACAGGTCCTTATTCCAGCATCTCAGCAAG CAACTCAGCAGCAAGTTATTGTGCCAGATTCCAAGCTTATACCGCACATGAATGCGTCAGGCATg agtgctgcagccactgcagctaCATTGGCTCTCCCTGCTGGTGTTACTCCTGTTCAGCAGATACTTACAAATTCAG gCCAGATCCTCCAGGTAGTTAGAACTGCAAATGGAGCTCAGTATATCATTCAACCACAGCAGCCAGTTGTTCTACAGCAGCAGGTCATACCACAAATGCAGCCTGGTGGAGTACAAGCACCTGTTATAcagcag GTTTTGGCTCCTATCCCTGGAGGGATTTCCCAGCAGACAGGAGTGATTATTCAGCCTCAGCAGATCCTGtttacaggaaataaaacacaagtcATACCTACAACAGTGGCTGCCCCTACACCAGCTCAAGCACAGATTCCTGCAGCTGGTCAACAGCAACCACAACAGCAACAGGCACAACCACAAGCACCACTCGTTCTCCAAGTTGATGGAGCAGGGGACACATCAtctgaagaagaagaagatgaggaagaagacTATgatgatgaggaggaggaagacaaagaaaaagatggggGTGAAGATGGCCAAGTCGAAGAG GAGCCTCTTAACAGTGAAGATGATGTGAGTGATGAGGAAGGACAAGAACTGTTCGATACAGAAAATGTTGTTGTGTGCCAGTATGATAAG attcacagaagtaaaaacaaatggaaatttCATCTCAAAGATGGCATCATGAATCTTAACGGAAGAGATTATGTATTTTCCAAAGCCATTGGGGATGCAGAATGGTga
- the GTF2A1 gene encoding transcription initiation factor IIA subunit 1 isoform X2, whose product MASSTNTNPVPKLYRSVIEDVINDVREVFLDEGVDEQVLMELKTLWENKLMQSKAVDGFHSEEQQLLLQVQQQQQQQQQQHHHHHHHTQPQPQQTVQQQSQPQQVLIPASQQAQQQVIVPDSKLIPHMNASGMSAAATAATLALPAGVTPVQQILTNSGQILQVVRTANGAQYIIQPQQPVVLQQQVIPQMQPGGVQAPVIQQVLAPIPGGISQQTGVIIQPQQILFTGNKTQVIPTTVAAPTPAQAQIPAAGQQQPQQQQAQPQAPLVLQVDGAGDTSSEEEEDEEEDYDDEEEEDKEKDGGEDGQVEEEPLNSEDDVSDEEGQELFDTENVVVCQYDKIHRSKNKWKFHLKDGIMNLNGRDYVFSKAIGDAEW is encoded by the exons CCTAAATTGTACAGGTCTGTAATTGAAGACGTCATCAATGATGTCAGAGAAGTTTTCTTGGATGAAGGAGTGGACGAACAAGTTCTTATGGAACTCAAAACA CTGTGGGAAAACAAGTTGATGCAGTCCAAGGCTGTAGATGGCTTCCATTCAGAAGAGCAGCAACTTTTGTTGCAGgtgcaacagcagcaacagcagcagcaacagcagcatcatcatcaccatcatcacaCACAACCTCAGCCACAGCAGACTGTGCAGCAGCAGTCTCAGCCACAACAGGTCCTTATTCCAGCATCTCAGCAAG CTCAGCAGCAAGTTATTGTGCCAGATTCCAAGCTTATACCGCACATGAATGCGTCAGGCATg agtgctgcagccactgcagctaCATTGGCTCTCCCTGCTGGTGTTACTCCTGTTCAGCAGATACTTACAAATTCAG gCCAGATCCTCCAGGTAGTTAGAACTGCAAATGGAGCTCAGTATATCATTCAACCACAGCAGCCAGTTGTTCTACAGCAGCAGGTCATACCACAAATGCAGCCTGGTGGAGTACAAGCACCTGTTATAcagcag GTTTTGGCTCCTATCCCTGGAGGGATTTCCCAGCAGACAGGAGTGATTATTCAGCCTCAGCAGATCCTGtttacaggaaataaaacacaagtcATACCTACAACAGTGGCTGCCCCTACACCAGCTCAAGCACAGATTCCTGCAGCTGGTCAACAGCAACCACAACAGCAACAGGCACAACCACAAGCACCACTCGTTCTCCAAGTTGATGGAGCAGGGGACACATCAtctgaagaagaagaagatgaggaagaagacTATgatgatgaggaggaggaagacaaagaaaaagatggggGTGAAGATGGCCAAGTCGAAGAG GAGCCTCTTAACAGTGAAGATGATGTGAGTGATGAGGAAGGACAAGAACTGTTCGATACAGAAAATGTTGTTGTGTGCCAGTATGATAAG attcacagaagtaaaaacaaatggaaatttCATCTCAAAGATGGCATCATGAATCTTAACGGAAGAGATTATGTATTTTCCAAAGCCATTGGGGATGCAGAATGGTga